One window of Microbacterium sp. Root61 genomic DNA carries:
- a CDS encoding FAD-dependent oxidoreductase — protein sequence MSRGSVLIVGGGIGGLSAAIALRTADYDVTVIERHANVHSSVYGVGIIQPANALRALAAIGCAEACMAVGFPAQAWGSMYDVDGEFLHEMPGTRIEGSDLPPMNGLTRPQLHEILTDRTVEVGAEIRYSTTFTTLSPDHNGVEVTLTDGSTLRADFVVGADGVRSQVRSYVLDEDIQPRYIGQSAFRVNIPREPEIDRIILQAGPEGMAGFVPIGPDLAYLFYNAQMERGDRPDDADLAAVLKAHLAPFGGLTARIRDNYIDENSDIVLRPEETLIASAPWHKGRIVLLGDAVHAITPHLGQGAAQAIEDGVVLADSLTRHDDYEAAFAEYTERRYERCKLIVETSLAIGEWEMGRLEDFDNVSATNHVLKTMAQPI from the coding sequence ATGAGCCGTGGAAGTGTCCTGATCGTCGGCGGAGGCATCGGCGGATTGTCCGCCGCCATCGCGCTGCGCACCGCCGACTACGACGTGACTGTGATCGAACGGCACGCCAATGTGCACTCCTCTGTCTACGGAGTCGGCATCATCCAACCGGCCAACGCGCTGCGCGCTCTGGCGGCCATCGGATGCGCGGAGGCGTGCATGGCAGTCGGCTTTCCCGCACAGGCATGGGGAAGCATGTACGACGTCGACGGCGAATTCCTCCATGAGATGCCCGGCACGCGCATCGAGGGGTCGGATCTCCCACCGATGAACGGGCTCACCCGACCGCAGCTGCACGAGATCCTCACTGATCGGACCGTAGAGGTCGGTGCTGAGATCCGGTACTCCACGACGTTCACGACCCTCTCCCCCGACCACAACGGCGTCGAAGTGACGCTGACCGACGGCAGCACACTGCGCGCGGACTTCGTCGTCGGCGCAGACGGAGTGCGTTCGCAGGTGCGGTCCTATGTCTTGGACGAAGACATCCAGCCGCGCTACATCGGACAGTCCGCGTTCCGCGTGAACATCCCGCGCGAGCCCGAGATCGACCGCATCATCCTGCAGGCGGGACCGGAAGGCATGGCCGGCTTCGTGCCGATCGGACCGGACCTGGCGTACCTCTTCTACAACGCGCAGATGGAACGCGGAGATCGCCCCGATGATGCCGACCTTGCAGCCGTGCTGAAGGCACACCTCGCGCCGTTCGGCGGACTGACCGCGCGCATCCGCGACAACTACATCGACGAGAACAGCGACATCGTTCTCCGTCCCGAAGAGACCCTGATCGCCTCAGCCCCGTGGCACAAGGGACGCATCGTGCTGCTCGGCGACGCCGTCCATGCGATCACGCCCCACCTCGGACAGGGCGCCGCCCAGGCGATCGAGGACGGCGTCGTCCTCGCCGACAGCCTGACCCGCCACGACGACTACGAGGCAGCTTTCGCCGAGTACACGGAACGGAGATACGAGCGGTGCAAGCTGATCGTGGAGACCTCGTTGGCCATCGGCGAATGGGAGATGGGTCGGCTCGAAGACTTCGACAACGTCTCCGCCACGAACCACGTCCTCAAGACCATGGCGCAGCCCATCTAG
- a CDS encoding MarR family winged helix-turn-helix transcriptional regulator: protein MARKSKAAVRRDLTVTLRELAWTVHRRAPERAGYGPIPTTELALLKQVLDTPGATVGELSQALGLRQSNTSAALRTLSTRGFIVRESSASDRRVVRIMPTPLGATEHAAIADAWVSPMESALAELSDEHRDILEGSTEALRALDRALRAVPRATDPVG, encoded by the coding sequence ATGGCGCGTAAGTCGAAGGCGGCCGTTCGCCGCGACCTCACCGTCACTTTGCGGGAGCTCGCCTGGACCGTGCACCGCAGAGCACCCGAACGCGCGGGATACGGACCGATCCCCACGACGGAACTGGCACTGCTCAAACAGGTCCTCGACACCCCGGGCGCGACCGTCGGCGAGCTCTCCCAAGCGTTGGGCCTGCGCCAATCGAACACGAGTGCAGCGCTGCGCACGCTGTCGACCCGCGGCTTCATCGTGCGAGAGTCCAGCGCGAGCGACCGCCGCGTCGTGCGGATCATGCCCACCCCGCTCGGCGCGACCGAGCACGCGGCGATCGCCGATGCCTGGGTGAGCCCCATGGAGTCCGCCCTCGCCGAGCTGAGCGACGAGCACCGCGACATCCTGGAGGGCTCGACGGAGGCGCTGCGTGCGCTCGATCGTGCACTGCGCGCCGTGCCGCGCGCGACCGATCCCGTCGGCTGA
- a CDS encoding alpha/beta fold hydrolase, which yields MARITVGTDNSTDVSLYYTDQGSGSPVVLIHGFPLNGESWGKQQAALLEAGYRVIAYDRRGFGDSSKPGSGYDYDTFAADLHALIQQLDLRDAALVGFSMGTGEIARYLGTYGSGRVAKAAFFGSLEPYLLKTDDNPDGAGPQEFFDGIAAAVRADRYAFLTGFLHDFYNLDDNLGSRISQEALDASVQVANHAGNTAIAAAPLTWPTDFRADIPKIDVPALIVHGTADNILPIDVTGRRFRELLPDATYVEIEGAPHGMLWTHADEVNEALLSFLGG from the coding sequence GTGGCACGCATCACCGTCGGCACCGACAACTCGACCGACGTCTCGCTGTATTACACCGATCAGGGGTCAGGGTCCCCCGTCGTCCTCATCCACGGGTTCCCCCTCAACGGCGAATCGTGGGGCAAGCAGCAGGCCGCCCTGCTGGAGGCCGGGTACCGCGTCATCGCGTACGACCGCCGCGGTTTCGGAGACTCCAGCAAACCGGGCTCGGGGTACGACTACGACACGTTCGCGGCCGATCTGCACGCGCTCATTCAGCAGCTCGATCTGCGGGATGCCGCACTCGTCGGGTTCTCGATGGGCACCGGCGAGATCGCCCGCTACCTCGGCACCTACGGCAGCGGCCGCGTCGCGAAGGCGGCGTTCTTCGGCTCGCTCGAGCCGTATCTGCTCAAGACCGACGACAACCCGGACGGCGCGGGGCCGCAGGAATTCTTCGACGGCATCGCGGCGGCCGTGCGCGCCGACCGCTACGCGTTCCTGACCGGCTTCCTCCACGACTTCTACAACCTCGACGACAATCTCGGTTCGCGCATCTCGCAGGAGGCGCTCGACGCCAGCGTGCAGGTCGCCAATCACGCCGGCAACACGGCCATCGCCGCGGCCCCGCTGACCTGGCCGACGGACTTCCGCGCCGACATCCCGAAGATCGACGTGCCGGCCCTCATCGTGCACGGCACCGCCGACAACATCCTGCCCATCGATGTGACCGGGCGCCGGTTCCGCGAACTGCTGCCGGATGCGACGTACGTCGAGATCGAGGGCGCTCCGCACGGGATGCTGTGGACCCACGCCGACGAGGTGAACGAGGCGCTGCTCTCCTTCCTCGGGGGGTAG
- a CDS encoding lamin tail domain-containing protein, with translation MIAVAALLVAPALLATPVQAAEPAPLVINEVESNGDDTDWVEVFNTGTTALDISGYGFVDGDPSHESYLLPAGSIVPAGGFFVIDQATSTADGFDFGLGGADSVNLVAADGTTPVASYAWSGHAIVTYGRCPDGTGAFADTTVSTKGAPNDCAMPVKINEVESNPASGENDWVELINTSAATIDVSGLVLRDNDDTHAYVFPTGSTIAVGGYLAVESAPTGFDFGLGGADSVRLYAADGMTLIDSYAWTAHATTTYGRCPDGTGEFTTTSHATKGATNVCPGVVTVEAWLGGSTVTPIDDEATFGGDLSGLDWEPSGSSVPGTLWAVQNGDGLLYRIVAEGDSWAPDAANGWADGKVLHYADGTGTVDAEGVTVVGDDSSGGIYVSSERNNDNSKVSRPAVLRYDVSGSATSLTATHEWNFAADFPGLGANAGLEGITWVPDAFLVDGGFVDEKTGVVYDPATYPDHGDGLFFVGVEGTASVYAYALKSDGTFQRIATIATPFALVADVQFDADLAALWVVCDEACEGRTALYELTEGVFTPSRLFARPADMGNIANEGFAVADDAVCAADGTKPTFYADDADTDGFSLRQGTFPCEAPEVPTEPSPTPTATPSPTPSATLPSTGGTGPVPPSELTDATRGPVSGPSSATAGSTVTIALGAQYAGQTVTAWIYSTPVSLGTHVVSAAGSITVTVPASLAAGAHRIAVLDAQGALIGWTDITVTAAKGLAVTGADSSSALIAGGVLLAAGVGAFLLRRRRAASL, from the coding sequence GTGATTGCCGTCGCAGCGCTGCTCGTCGCACCCGCGCTGCTGGCCACTCCCGTGCAGGCCGCCGAGCCTGCGCCGCTCGTGATCAACGAAGTCGAGAGCAACGGCGACGACACCGACTGGGTCGAGGTGTTCAACACCGGCACGACGGCGCTGGACATCTCCGGCTACGGGTTCGTGGACGGCGACCCCAGCCATGAGTCCTACCTACTCCCGGCCGGATCGATCGTGCCCGCCGGCGGATTCTTCGTGATCGACCAGGCCACCTCGACCGCCGACGGCTTCGACTTCGGTCTCGGCGGCGCTGACTCGGTGAACCTCGTGGCCGCCGACGGCACCACTCCGGTCGCCTCGTACGCCTGGAGCGGGCACGCCATCGTGACCTACGGTCGCTGCCCCGACGGGACCGGTGCGTTCGCCGACACCACCGTCTCGACCAAGGGCGCCCCGAACGACTGCGCCATGCCGGTCAAGATCAACGAGGTCGAGAGCAACCCCGCGTCCGGTGAGAACGACTGGGTCGAGCTGATCAACACGAGCGCCGCGACCATCGACGTGAGCGGACTCGTGCTGCGCGACAACGACGACACCCACGCCTACGTCTTCCCCACCGGCTCCACCATCGCGGTCGGTGGATACCTCGCCGTGGAGAGTGCCCCGACCGGCTTCGACTTCGGGCTCGGCGGAGCGGACTCGGTTCGCCTGTACGCCGCCGACGGCATGACGCTGATCGACTCCTACGCCTGGACCGCGCACGCGACCACCACCTACGGTCGCTGCCCCGACGGCACCGGCGAGTTCACGACCACGTCGCACGCGACCAAGGGCGCGACCAACGTGTGCCCCGGCGTCGTCACCGTCGAAGCGTGGCTCGGCGGCTCGACCGTGACTCCGATCGATGACGAAGCCACGTTCGGCGGCGACCTCAGCGGCCTGGACTGGGAGCCCTCCGGCTCTTCAGTGCCCGGCACGCTGTGGGCGGTCCAGAACGGTGACGGCCTGCTGTACCGCATCGTCGCCGAGGGTGACAGCTGGGCTCCGGATGCCGCGAACGGCTGGGCCGACGGCAAGGTGCTGCACTACGCGGACGGCACCGGCACGGTGGATGCGGAGGGCGTTACAGTCGTCGGCGACGACTCGTCCGGCGGGATCTACGTCTCGAGCGAGCGCAACAACGACAACAGCAAGGTCAGCCGTCCCGCGGTGCTGCGCTACGACGTGAGCGGATCGGCCACGAGCCTGACTGCGACGCACGAGTGGAACTTCGCGGCCGACTTCCCCGGACTCGGGGCCAACGCCGGGCTCGAGGGCATCACCTGGGTCCCCGATGCGTTCCTGGTCGACGGCGGGTTCGTCGACGAGAAGACCGGTGTGGTCTACGACCCCGCCACCTACCCGGACCACGGCGACGGGCTGTTCTTCGTCGGCGTCGAGGGCACCGCCTCGGTCTACGCCTACGCGCTCAAGTCCGACGGCACGTTCCAGCGGATCGCGACGATCGCCACGCCGTTCGCGCTCGTCGCCGACGTGCAGTTCGACGCCGATCTGGCCGCGCTGTGGGTCGTGTGCGATGAGGCGTGCGAGGGGCGCACCGCGCTCTACGAGCTGACCGAGGGCGTGTTCACGCCGTCGCGACTGTTCGCCCGCCCGGCCGACATGGGCAACATCGCGAACGAGGGCTTCGCGGTCGCTGACGACGCGGTGTGCGCGGCCGACGGCACCAAGCCGACGTTCTACGCGGACGACGCCGACACCGACGGCTTCTCCCTGCGTCAGGGCACGTTCCCGTGCGAGGCGCCCGAAGTGCCGACCGAGCCGAGCCCGACGCCGACGGCCACGCCGAGCCCGACGCCGTCCGCGACGCTTCCGTCGACCGGTGGCACGGGGCCGGTCCCGCCCTCGGAGCTCACCGACGCCACCCGCGGACCCGTGTCGGGGCCGTCCTCGGCTACGGCGGGCTCGACTGTCACGATCGCGCTCGGCGCGCAGTACGCCGGGCAGACCGTCACGGCGTGGATCTACTCGACGCCGGTCTCACTCGGCACGCACGTCGTCAGTGCCGCGGGCTCCATCACCGTGACCGTCCCCGCGAGCCTGGCCGCCGGCGCGCACCGGATCGCGGTGCTCGACGCGCAGGGAGCGCTCATCGGCTGGACCGACATCACCGTCACCGCGGCGAAGGGTCTCGCCGTGACCGGCGCGGATTCGTCGAGTGCCCTCATCGCCGGCGGAGTGCTCCTGGCCGCGGGCGTCGGAGCGTTCCTGCTGCGTCGTCGCCGCGCAGCGAGCCTCTAG
- a CDS encoding glycoside hydrolase family 3 C-terminal domain-containing protein encodes MTDTTIQDAAAAAVADLTLEEKASLTSGASFWYTKGVERAGIPSVMVTDGPHGLRKQRGSADHLGIGDSVPATCFPPAVGLGSSWDTELAYRVGEALGVESSIEDVAVILGPGVNIKRSPLCGRNFEYFSEDPIASSVMATALVQGTQSTGVGTSLKHFAANNQEHDRMRSSSDIDPRPLREIYLRSFQRVVEDAQPYTVMCAYNRVNGVFASEDPFLLTQVLRNEWGFEGLVVSDWGAVNDRIASIAAGMDLEMPSSGGITDAQIVAAVQDGSLNESVVDVSATRIAKLALRWKETPRVAGPLDVDAHHALAREVAGRSIVLLKNDGDLLPLQGQKSVALIGAFVDQPRYQGAGSSMINPTRIDSVALEIVAKAGEDFVFQAPGFTLNGSGDAAALRADAVALAAKNDVAVVFLGLPAAAESEGYDREHIDLPAVQLELLDAVLEVNPNTVVVLSNGSVVALPFADRVPAILEGWLLGQAGGGAIADVLYGDVNPSAKLTETIPVRLEDTAAFLNFPGEDGHVRYGEGLFVGYRWYDARKIDVTFPFGHGLSYTTFGYGDAAASVNADGDVEVRVTVTNTGKRAGREVVQAYTGLASEAVQRPERELKAFALVSLEAGESREVLLTVRRADLAYWNVRADRWVVEGGAYTVDVAASSRDIRSSTTVEVAGDAVVMLLNRESSLAEVFAHPVAGPIMQQAMAQMASAMEGASSIMPEGVDMQKMMGSFPIGRIGMLAGDDFRPEQVDQLLAMANAATAGA; translated from the coding sequence ATGACCGACACCACCATTCAGGATGCCGCTGCGGCAGCCGTCGCAGATCTGACCCTCGAGGAGAAGGCTTCGCTCACCAGCGGCGCCAGCTTCTGGTACACCAAGGGCGTCGAACGTGCCGGCATCCCGTCCGTCATGGTCACCGACGGTCCGCACGGCCTGCGCAAGCAGCGCGGCAGCGCCGACCACCTCGGTATCGGCGACAGCGTCCCGGCCACGTGCTTCCCGCCCGCAGTGGGCCTCGGTTCGTCGTGGGACACCGAGCTCGCGTACCGCGTCGGTGAGGCGCTGGGCGTGGAGTCCTCCATCGAGGACGTCGCGGTCATCCTCGGCCCGGGCGTGAACATCAAGCGCTCGCCGCTGTGCGGTCGCAACTTCGAGTACTTCTCGGAAGACCCGATCGCCTCGAGCGTCATGGCCACCGCCCTCGTGCAGGGCACGCAGTCGACCGGCGTCGGCACTTCTCTCAAGCACTTCGCGGCCAACAACCAGGAGCACGACCGCATGCGGTCCTCCAGCGACATCGACCCCCGTCCGCTGCGCGAGATCTACCTGCGCAGCTTCCAGCGTGTGGTCGAGGACGCTCAGCCGTACACGGTCATGTGCGCCTACAACCGGGTCAACGGCGTCTTCGCCTCCGAGGACCCGTTCCTGCTCACGCAGGTGCTGCGCAACGAGTGGGGCTTCGAAGGGCTCGTCGTCTCCGACTGGGGCGCCGTCAACGACCGGATCGCCTCGATCGCCGCGGGCATGGACCTGGAGATGCCGTCTTCGGGTGGCATCACCGACGCGCAGATCGTCGCGGCCGTGCAGGACGGCTCGCTCAATGAGAGCGTCGTGGATGTCTCGGCCACGCGTATCGCGAAGCTCGCGCTGCGCTGGAAGGAGACCCCGCGCGTCGCCGGTCCGCTCGATGTCGACGCACACCACGCGCTCGCGCGTGAGGTCGCCGGCCGCTCGATCGTGCTACTGAAGAACGACGGCGATCTGCTCCCGCTGCAGGGTCAGAAGTCGGTCGCGCTGATCGGTGCCTTCGTGGACCAGCCGCGCTACCAGGGTGCCGGCTCGTCGATGATCAACCCGACGCGCATCGACTCGGTCGCGCTCGAGATCGTGGCCAAGGCGGGCGAGGACTTCGTCTTCCAGGCGCCCGGCTTCACGCTCAACGGATCCGGCGATGCCGCGGCACTGCGTGCCGACGCCGTCGCGCTGGCGGCGAAGAACGATGTCGCCGTCGTCTTCCTCGGCCTCCCGGCCGCGGCGGAGTCCGAGGGCTACGACCGCGAGCACATCGACCTGCCGGCTGTGCAGCTCGAGCTGCTCGACGCCGTGCTCGAGGTCAACCCGAACACCGTCGTCGTGCTGTCGAACGGCAGCGTCGTCGCGCTTCCCTTCGCCGACCGCGTTCCCGCGATCCTCGAGGGCTGGCTGCTCGGCCAGGCGGGTGGCGGTGCCATCGCCGACGTGCTCTACGGCGACGTCAACCCGTCGGCCAAGCTCACCGAGACGATCCCGGTGCGCCTGGAGGACACCGCGGCATTCCTCAACTTCCCGGGCGAGGACGGTCACGTCCGCTACGGCGAGGGACTGTTCGTGGGCTACCGCTGGTACGACGCGCGCAAGATCGACGTGACCTTCCCGTTCGGGCATGGTCTCTCGTACACGACGTTCGGATACGGGGATGCCGCGGCATCCGTGAACGCGGACGGCGATGTCGAGGTGCGCGTCACGGTCACCAACACCGGAAAGCGGGCCGGCCGCGAGGTCGTGCAGGCGTACACCGGACTGGCCTCCGAGGCCGTGCAGCGCCCCGAGCGCGAGCTCAAGGCGTTCGCGCTGGTGTCGCTCGAGGCCGGCGAGAGCCGCGAGGTGCTCCTCACGGTCCGTCGTGCCGACCTGGCGTACTGGAACGTCCGCGCCGACCGGTGGGTCGTCGAGGGCGGCGCGTACACGGTGGATGTCGCCGCGTCGAGCCGCGACATCCGCTCGTCCACGACCGTCGAGGTCGCCGGCGACGCCGTCGTCATGCTGCTGAACCGCGAGTCGTCGCTCGCCGAGGTGTTCGCGCACCCGGTCGCCGGCCCGATCATGCAGCAGGCGATGGCGCAGATGGCCTCCGCCATGGAGGGCGCGTCGTCGATCATGCCCGAGGGTGTCGACATGCAGAAGATGATGGGGTCCTTCCCGATCGGACGCATCGGCATGCTCGCCGGCGATGACTTCCGTCCGGAGCAGGTCGACCAGCTCCTCGCGATGGCCAACGCGGCGACCGCCGGAGCCTGA
- a CDS encoding phosphatase PAP2 family protein, whose product MAADTAQAQQADAAASVVRRPQAMLWWSLGLLAAFALMGLFVGLNPSAPFTQPLDDWWRALVGASTEGSLHTTAVPMFFQFLGEAPGALLTVILIPVGLAIVGRWRSALFFLTTTLVGPGLFSQGMKNLVDRPRPATDEALGLFGPLFQVDHGSFPSGHAVSAGALVIGIAALIPSARRTARKVWWVIGALLMLGMLWQRTLINAHWLSDTIFGLVAGVSAALLMWWAFWPLLQRDYGRPVWFMHLGNRTQTSPA is encoded by the coding sequence ATGGCAGCCGACACCGCTCAGGCGCAGCAGGCGGATGCCGCGGCATCCGTCGTGCGCCGCCCCCAGGCGATGCTGTGGTGGTCGCTGGGGCTTCTCGCGGCATTCGCCCTCATGGGGCTGTTCGTCGGCCTGAACCCGTCGGCGCCGTTCACGCAGCCGCTGGATGACTGGTGGCGCGCGCTGGTGGGCGCGTCGACCGAAGGGTCGCTGCACACCACCGCCGTGCCGATGTTCTTCCAGTTCCTCGGCGAGGCGCCGGGTGCGCTCCTCACGGTCATCCTCATCCCTGTGGGGCTCGCGATCGTCGGACGCTGGCGCTCGGCGCTCTTCTTCCTCACGACCACCCTGGTCGGGCCGGGGCTGTTCTCCCAGGGGATGAAGAACCTCGTCGATCGCCCTCGTCCCGCGACGGACGAGGCGCTCGGACTGTTCGGGCCGCTCTTCCAGGTCGACCACGGCTCGTTCCCCTCGGGGCACGCGGTGAGCGCCGGCGCTCTCGTGATCGGCATCGCCGCGCTCATCCCCTCGGCCCGCCGCACGGCGCGCAAGGTGTGGTGGGTCATCGGCGCCCTCCTCATGCTGGGAATGCTGTGGCAGCGCACGCTCATCAACGCGCACTGGCTGTCCGACACGATCTTCGGACTCGTCGCGGGCGTCTCGGCGGCGCTGTTGATGTGGTGGGCATTCTGGCCGCTCCTCCAGCGCGACTACGGTCGTCCCGTATGGTTCATGCACCTCGGCAACCGCACCCAGACCTCCCCTGCCTGA
- a CDS encoding MFS transporter yields the protein MTTPSDSAAPEVDAVDLAFIEEAAGNDDPPTPIKGVRRLLWWIIPANLGIFLIWGAVPGILLPAQVTEFDSANKILNLLIITTIGSFASILAQPIAGVISDRTRSRFGRRAPWIIIGSLAGGLALVGLAFANSLVGFVIAWTLVQICYNFAQGPLSAVMPDRVPLARRGTFAALSGIGLMVGALGGSIVGSMFLHSIAAGYVIFAIISIVALSLFVIFNPDYSSKDIQPEPFKLGDFLRTFWVNPVKHPDFFWAFTGRLLLYTGYFSVIGYQYLILTDYLGIEDPGTVIPILGLLSLAGILISTIISGPLSDKVGRRKPFIFGSSVVVGLAFLVPMISPTIEGWMLMTFISGLGFGMFQAVDTALMSQVLPSAKSFAKDLGVVNIAATLPQTLAPTVAGTIVLTVGFAGLFPVGIVLSILGAFAVWPIKASR from the coding sequence ATGACAACGCCGTCAGACTCTGCTGCGCCCGAGGTCGATGCCGTCGACCTCGCCTTCATCGAAGAGGCGGCGGGCAACGACGATCCGCCCACTCCCATCAAGGGCGTCCGGCGCCTGCTGTGGTGGATCATCCCCGCAAACCTCGGCATCTTCCTGATCTGGGGTGCTGTCCCGGGCATCCTGCTCCCCGCGCAGGTCACCGAGTTCGACTCGGCAAACAAGATTCTGAACCTCCTGATCATCACCACGATCGGATCATTCGCTTCGATCCTCGCGCAGCCCATCGCGGGCGTGATCTCGGACCGCACCCGCTCGCGCTTCGGCCGTCGCGCTCCCTGGATCATCATCGGATCCCTGGCCGGCGGACTCGCGCTCGTCGGGCTCGCGTTCGCGAACTCGCTCGTCGGCTTCGTCATCGCGTGGACCCTCGTGCAGATCTGTTACAACTTCGCGCAGGGGCCGCTGAGTGCTGTCATGCCCGATCGCGTCCCGCTCGCTCGTCGCGGCACGTTCGCCGCGCTCTCCGGTATCGGCCTCATGGTCGGTGCGCTCGGCGGATCCATCGTCGGCTCGATGTTCCTGCACAGCATCGCCGCCGGCTACGTGATCTTCGCGATCATCTCGATCGTGGCGCTGTCGCTTTTCGTGATCTTCAACCCCGACTACTCCAGCAAGGACATCCAGCCGGAGCCCTTCAAGCTCGGCGACTTCCTTCGGACGTTCTGGGTAAACCCGGTCAAGCACCCCGACTTCTTCTGGGCGTTCACGGGCCGTCTGCTCCTCTACACGGGATACTTCTCCGTGATCGGGTACCAGTACCTCATCCTCACGGACTACCTCGGCATCGAGGATCCCGGCACCGTCATCCCGATTCTCGGCCTTCTGAGCCTCGCCGGCATCCTGATCTCGACGATCATCTCCGGACCCCTCTCCGACAAGGTCGGCCGCCGTAAGCCCTTCATCTTCGGCTCGTCAGTCGTCGTCGGTCTCGCGTTCCTGGTCCCGATGATCTCGCCGACCATCGAGGGCTGGATGCTCATGACCTTCATCTCCGGCCTCGGCTTCGGCATGTTCCAGGCCGTCGACACCGCGCTCATGAGTCAGGTCTTGCCCTCCGCAAAGTCGTTTGCGAAGGACCTCGGCGTCGTCAACATCGCCGCGACGCTGCCGCAGACGCTCGCACCCACCGTTGCCGGCACGATCGTCCTGACCGTCGGCTTCGCCGGTCTATTCCCGGTCGGCATCGTGCTCAGCATCCTCGGTGCCTTCGCGGTGTGGCCGATCAAGGCATCCCGTTGA